Proteins encoded together in one Nocardioides marinisabuli window:
- the rodA gene encoding rod shape-determining protein RodA produces the protein MSAGVRLRAAGGTRPRFRWRGLDWVLLGAVLALVVVGTLLVWSATSTRDDLTGGNPRAYLEKQLFNISVGLLLMAAVVVADHRWVRVAAPVVYLASLVGLVLVLVMGSTINGSRSWLMLGGMSVQPAEFAKLAVIIGMSLVLAHRAAGRWRPKVGLVEVVLMLLIAAVPAVLILLQPDLGTMLVLTATVVGVLAVSGAPRRWLALLGAGGVTAAVVAVAAGVLKDYQVDRFMAFTNPDLDPRGAGYNVEQARVAVGNGGLFGQGLFNGSQTRSGFVPEQHTDFVFTVAGEELGLVGAGLVVVLLGLVIWRALAIATRTEDVFGRVAAAGIACWFGFQAFQNIGMCLGIMPVTGVPLPFVSYGGSSMFAGLLAVGLLQNIHLRATEPAPRRYSAPRVLVTAR, from the coding sequence GTGAGCGCCGGCGTGCGGCTGCGGGCCGCCGGCGGCACCCGGCCCCGGTTCCGCTGGCGGGGCCTGGACTGGGTGCTGCTGGGCGCCGTGCTGGCGCTCGTGGTGGTCGGCACCCTGCTGGTGTGGTCGGCCACCTCGACGCGCGACGACCTGACCGGCGGCAACCCGCGGGCCTACCTCGAGAAGCAGCTGTTCAACATCTCGGTCGGGCTGCTGCTGATGGCCGCCGTGGTGGTCGCCGACCACCGGTGGGTCCGCGTGGCGGCACCGGTGGTCTACCTGGCCTCGCTGGTGGGGCTGGTGCTGGTGCTGGTGATGGGCTCGACGATCAACGGGTCGCGCTCCTGGCTGATGCTCGGCGGCATGTCGGTGCAGCCGGCCGAGTTCGCCAAGCTCGCGGTGATCATCGGCATGAGCCTGGTCCTCGCGCACCGCGCCGCCGGGCGCTGGCGCCCCAAGGTGGGCCTGGTCGAGGTGGTGCTGATGCTGCTGATCGCCGCCGTGCCCGCCGTCCTGATCCTGCTCCAGCCCGACCTCGGCACGATGCTCGTGCTCACCGCCACCGTCGTCGGCGTGCTCGCCGTCTCCGGGGCCCCGCGCCGCTGGCTGGCCCTGCTCGGCGCGGGTGGCGTGACCGCGGCCGTGGTCGCGGTCGCCGCCGGGGTGCTGAAGGACTACCAGGTCGACCGGTTCATGGCCTTCACCAACCCCGACCTCGACCCCCGCGGCGCCGGCTACAACGTCGAGCAGGCCCGGGTCGCCGTCGGCAACGGCGGCCTGTTCGGCCAGGGTCTCTTCAACGGCTCGCAGACCCGCTCCGGCTTCGTGCCCGAGCAGCACACCGACTTCGTCTTCACCGTGGCCGGCGAGGAGCTCGGCCTGGTCGGCGCCGGTCTCGTCGTGGTGCTCCTGGGCCTGGTGATCTGGCGCGCCCTGGCGATCGCCACCCGCACCGAGGACGTCTTCGGCCGGGTCGCGGCCGCCGGCATCGCCTGCTGGTTCGGCTTCCAGGCCTTCCAGAACATCGGGATGTGCCTGGGCATCATGCCCGTCACCGGCGTGCCGCTGCCGTTCGTGTCGTACGGCGGCTCATCGATGTTCGCGGGCCTGCTCGCCGTCGGTCTGCTGCAGAACATCCACCTGCGCGCCACCGAGCCCGCACCGCGGCGCTACTCCGCGCCGCGGGTGCTGGTCACGGCGCGCTAG
- a CDS encoding calcium:proton antiporter — MSDPAVRGPVSWTTIVPVVALVLLAATWANHDAWPVLVAVALALVGAVVAAVHHAEVVAHRVGEPFGSLILAVAVTVIEVGLIVMLMIGGGDGASTYARDTVFAALMITLNGIVGISLLVGALRHHLVSFNATGTGSALSTVVVLAVVCLVLPGFTVSAEGLSYSPSQLAFVSVASLVLYGAFVLTQTVRHRDFFLPVSSDDQGRVTGLLDEDEDGHADPPSDRAALLSLGLLVVSLVSVVGLAKILSPTIEDAVSSLGLPYTVVGVVIALLVLSPESISALRNATRDRVQNSLNLAYGSAMAAMGLTIPTIAVVMIWLDGELVLGLERLQIVLLAVTVAVSTLTVAPGRAKTLQGVLHLVLFATFLFFSVMP, encoded by the coding sequence ATGAGCGACCCCGCGGTGCGAGGCCCCGTCAGCTGGACCACGATCGTGCCGGTGGTGGCCCTCGTGCTGCTGGCGGCCACCTGGGCCAACCACGACGCCTGGCCGGTGCTGGTCGCGGTCGCGCTCGCCCTGGTGGGGGCGGTGGTCGCCGCGGTGCACCACGCCGAGGTGGTCGCGCACCGCGTGGGCGAGCCGTTCGGCTCGCTGATCCTGGCCGTCGCGGTCACCGTCATCGAGGTCGGCCTGATCGTGATGCTGATGATCGGCGGCGGCGACGGGGCCAGCACCTACGCCCGGGACACGGTCTTCGCGGCGCTGATGATCACCCTCAACGGCATCGTCGGCATCTCGCTGCTGGTCGGCGCGCTGCGCCACCACCTGGTCAGCTTCAACGCCACGGGCACCGGCTCGGCGCTCTCGACGGTCGTCGTGCTGGCCGTGGTGTGCCTGGTGCTGCCGGGCTTCACCGTCAGCGCGGAGGGGTTGTCGTACTCCCCCTCGCAGCTGGCGTTCGTCTCGGTGGCCTCGCTGGTGCTCTACGGCGCGTTCGTGCTGACCCAGACCGTGCGTCACCGCGACTTCTTCCTGCCGGTCTCCTCCGACGACCAGGGCCGGGTCACCGGCCTGCTCGACGAGGACGAGGACGGCCACGCCGACCCGCCCTCGGACCGCGCGGCGCTGCTGAGCCTGGGCCTGCTGGTGGTCTCGCTGGTCTCCGTGGTGGGCCTCGCCAAGATCCTCTCCCCCACCATCGAGGACGCCGTCTCCTCCTTGGGCCTGCCCTACACCGTGGTCGGTGTGGTGATCGCGCTGCTGGTGCTCTCCCCCGAGTCGATCTCCGCGCTGCGCAACGCGACGCGCGACCGGGTGCAGAACAGCCTCAACCTGGCCTACGGCTCGGCCATGGCGGCGATGGGCCTGACCATCCCGACGATCGCGGTGGTGATGATCTGGCTCGACGGCGAGCTGGTGCTGGGCCTCGAGCGCCTGCAGATCGTGCTGCTGGCGGTCACCGTGGCGGTCTCGACCCTGACGGTCGCGCCCGGACGGGCCAAGACCCTGCAGGGCGTGCTGCACCTGGTGCTCTTCGCGACGTTCCTGTTCTTCTCGGTCATGCCCTAG
- a CDS encoding TIGR03960 family B12-binding radical SAM protein, whose amino-acid sequence MSASTVETTRQAGRSVFADLEPHLPSVSKPIQYVGGELNSTVKEWDCAPEGETVRWALMYPDAYEVGLPNQGVQILYEVLNERDWIVAERTYAVWPDMEAVLREHRIPQFTVDAHRPVGDFDVLGLSFSTELGYTNMLNALDLAGIALHAVDRGEHDPVVLAGGHAAFNPEPIADFVDAAVLGDGEEVVLAISEVVREWKAEGRPGGRDELLRRLAVTGNVYVPKFYDVVHAEDGSIEAVVPNKPGVPFRVKKHTLMDLDAWPYPAKPLVPLAETVHERFSVEIFRGCTRGCRFCQAGMITRPVRERSIETIGDMVENGIRKSGFEEVGLLSLSSADHTEIGDVAKGLADRYEGSNVSLSLPSTRVDAFNITLANEFSRNGRRSGLTFAPEGGSERMRKVINKMVTEEDLIRTVAAAYSHGWRQVKLYFMVGLPTETDDDVLQVAELAKKVIAKGREVSGRNDIRCTVSIGGFVPKPHTPFQWAAQLDHETTDERLKKLRDTVREDKKYGRAIGFRYHDGKPGIIEGLLSRGDRRVGRVIEQVWRDGGRFDGWSEHFSYDRWVEAATTALAGTGVDLDWYTTRERTIDEVLPWDHLDSGLDKDWLWADWEDALDPDSVDVEDCRWTPCYDCGVCPEMGTEIQVGPTGQKLLPLSVV is encoded by the coding sequence ATGTCCGCGTCCACCGTCGAGACCACGCGCCAGGCCGGTCGCTCCGTCTTCGCCGACCTGGAGCCGCACCTGCCCAGCGTCTCGAAGCCCATCCAGTACGTCGGCGGCGAGCTCAACTCGACCGTCAAGGAGTGGGACTGCGCCCCCGAGGGCGAGACCGTGCGCTGGGCGCTGATGTACCCCGACGCCTACGAGGTGGGCCTGCCCAACCAGGGCGTGCAGATCCTCTACGAGGTGCTCAACGAGCGCGACTGGATCGTGGCCGAGCGCACCTACGCGGTGTGGCCCGACATGGAGGCGGTGCTGCGCGAGCACCGCATCCCGCAGTTCACCGTCGACGCGCACCGCCCCGTGGGCGACTTCGACGTGCTGGGCCTGAGCTTCTCCACCGAGCTGGGCTACACCAACATGCTCAACGCCCTCGACCTGGCCGGCATCGCGCTGCACGCCGTCGACCGCGGCGAGCACGACCCGGTCGTGCTGGCCGGCGGCCACGCCGCGTTCAACCCCGAGCCGATCGCCGACTTCGTCGACGCCGCCGTGCTGGGTGACGGCGAGGAGGTCGTGCTCGCGATCTCCGAGGTCGTGCGCGAGTGGAAGGCCGAGGGCCGCCCCGGCGGCCGCGACGAGCTGCTGCGCCGCCTGGCGGTGACCGGCAACGTCTACGTCCCGAAGTTCTACGACGTCGTGCACGCCGAGGACGGCTCGATCGAGGCCGTCGTGCCCAACAAGCCCGGCGTGCCGTTCCGGGTCAAGAAGCACACCCTGATGGACCTCGACGCCTGGCCCTACCCCGCCAAGCCGCTGGTGCCGCTGGCCGAGACCGTGCACGAGCGCTTCAGCGTCGAGATCTTCCGCGGCTGCACCCGCGGCTGCCGCTTCTGCCAGGCCGGGATGATCACCCGCCCGGTGCGCGAGCGCTCCATCGAGACCATCGGCGACATGGTCGAGAACGGCATCCGCAAGTCGGGCTTCGAGGAGGTCGGGCTGCTCTCGCTCTCCAGCGCCGACCACACCGAGATCGGCGACGTCGCCAAGGGTCTGGCCGACCGCTACGAGGGCTCGAACGTCTCGCTGTCGCTGCCCTCGACCCGCGTCGACGCCTTCAACATCACCCTGGCCAACGAGTTCTCCCGCAACGGGCGCCGCTCGGGGCTGACCTTCGCCCCCGAGGGCGGCTCGGAGCGGATGCGCAAGGTCATCAACAAGATGGTGACCGAGGAGGACCTGATCCGCACCGTGGCCGCTGCGTACTCGCACGGCTGGCGCCAGGTGAAGCTCTACTTCATGGTGGGCCTGCCCACCGAGACCGACGACGACGTGCTGCAGGTCGCCGAGCTGGCCAAAAAGGTCATCGCCAAGGGCCGCGAGGTCTCCGGGCGCAACGACATCCGCTGCACCGTCTCGATCGGCGGGTTCGTGCCCAAGCCGCACACCCCGTTCCAGTGGGCCGCCCAGCTCGACCACGAGACCACCGACGAGCGGCTGAAGAAGCTGCGCGACACGGTGCGCGAGGACAAGAAGTACGGCCGCGCGATCGGGTTCCGCTACCACGACGGCAAGCCCGGCATCATCGAGGGACTCCTCTCGCGCGGCGACCGTCGCGTCGGGCGGGTCATCGAGCAGGTCTGGCGCGACGGCGGCCGCTTCGACGGCTGGAGCGAGCACTTCTCCTACGACCGCTGGGTCGAGGCGGCGACCACCGCCCTGGCCGGCACCGGCGTCGACCTCGACTGGTACACCACCCGCGAGCGCACCATCGACGAGGTCCTGCCCTGGGACCACCTCGACTCGGGCCTCGACAAGGACTGGCTGTGGGCCGACTGGGAGGACGCCCTCGACCCCGACTCCGTCGACGTCGAGGACTGCCGCTGGACCCCTTGTTACGACTGCGGCGTGTGCCCCGAGATGGGCACCGAGATCCAGGTCGGCCCCACCGGCCAGAAGCTGCTGCCGCTCTCCGTGGTCTGA
- a CDS encoding DUF4190 domain-containing protein — protein MSSTPPEGPQEPEQGPGHPGQPGQPGPSPYGEPPAQPPYAQGYPPPPTHQPYGQPFPGGGDPRQEGPPSKALAITSLVLSFLICVPFVAAIVSIVLGVIVLGRSKDGRAHGRGMAIAGIVISSLVMLATVVGIGLAVVFGLNTFKDVNDLAVGDCISAENLVGADVEEEGFGFITIEDCTDEHDAEVVGTLTLNAEQAAAYADSPVAEICQSLVLDDPDLVELVGPGIDLLTITDSAEPVAGDTVACVLYNADGSPLDEPLLVD, from the coding sequence ATGAGCAGCACGCCGCCCGAGGGCCCGCAGGAGCCCGAGCAGGGTCCCGGCCACCCCGGCCAGCCCGGCCAGCCCGGCCCGTCGCCGTACGGCGAGCCGCCCGCGCAGCCGCCGTACGCGCAGGGCTACCCGCCCCCGCCGACGCACCAGCCCTACGGCCAGCCGTTCCCCGGCGGCGGGGACCCGCGCCAGGAGGGCCCGCCCTCGAAGGCGCTCGCCATCACCTCGCTGGTGCTGTCGTTCCTGATCTGCGTGCCGTTCGTGGCCGCCATCGTCTCGATCGTCCTGGGCGTCATCGTGCTGGGGCGCAGCAAGGACGGACGCGCCCACGGCCGCGGGATGGCCATCGCGGGCATCGTGATCAGCTCGCTGGTGATGCTGGCGACGGTCGTGGGCATCGGGCTGGCGGTGGTCTTCGGCCTCAACACCTTCAAGGACGTCAACGACCTGGCGGTCGGGGACTGCATCAGCGCCGAGAACCTGGTCGGCGCCGATGTCGAGGAGGAGGGCTTCGGCTTCATCACGATCGAGGACTGCACCGACGAGCACGACGCCGAGGTGGTCGGCACCCTGACGCTGAACGCCGAGCAGGCCGCGGCGTACGCCGACTCGCCGGTCGCCGAGATCTGCCAGAGCCTGGTGCTCGACGACCCCGACCTGGTCGAGCTCGTCGGCCCCGGCATCGACCTGCTGACCATCACCGACTCGGCCGAGCCCGTCGCCGGCGACACGGTCGCCTGCGTCCTCTACAACGCCGACGGCTCGCCGCTCGACGAGCCGCTGCTGGTCGACTGA
- a CDS encoding MFS transporter: MSRRGGWLFLVGLVLLSFNLRPAAVSVGPVLAEVRDGLSLSAPEASLLTTLPVLAFAVFGALAPGAAARGGLHRVTLVALVAVVVGLAGRAVTGSGLVFLALSLLAVAGMAMANVLMPSLVKRHAPERIGAVTAVYSTALAIGLTSALLLTVPLSEALGGWRGGLGAWAVLAGLALLPWLLLARHDRVAPTPGGPITVAQVARTRLGLAMAAFFGVQSLHAYVMFGWFAQLWRDAGYSPAAAGALVGLLAGVSIPLSWLLPPLLARSHHQRRVLLPVISCYPLAYVGLLVAPGAGAVLWAVLAGIGACTFPLILTLIGLRARTAEGTAALSAFTQSAGYLLAAAGPFVVGLLYDATGEWTIPLTLLLVLVVPMLGLATWLSGPRLLEDELEQHAARRSAPA; the protein is encoded by the coding sequence GTGTCTCGTCGTGGTGGGTGGCTGTTCCTGGTCGGTCTCGTGCTGCTGTCGTTCAACCTGCGCCCGGCCGCGGTGAGCGTGGGACCGGTGCTGGCGGAGGTGCGCGACGGGTTGTCGCTGTCGGCGCCGGAGGCCTCGCTGCTCACGACGCTGCCCGTGCTGGCCTTCGCGGTCTTCGGTGCGCTGGCGCCGGGTGCCGCGGCCCGCGGCGGGCTGCACCGGGTGACCCTGGTGGCCCTCGTCGCGGTGGTGGTCGGGCTCGCGGGGCGCGCCGTCACGGGCTCGGGCCTGGTCTTCCTGGCCCTCTCGCTGCTCGCGGTGGCCGGCATGGCCATGGCCAACGTGCTGATGCCCTCCCTGGTCAAGCGGCACGCACCCGAGCGGATCGGCGCCGTGACGGCCGTCTACTCCACCGCCCTGGCCATCGGGCTGACCTCTGCGCTGCTGCTGACCGTCCCCCTCTCCGAGGCCCTCGGCGGCTGGCGCGGCGGGCTGGGCGCCTGGGCGGTGCTCGCCGGGCTGGCGCTGCTGCCCTGGCTGCTGCTGGCCCGCCACGACCGGGTCGCGCCGACGCCCGGCGGCCCGATCACCGTCGCGCAGGTGGCGCGCACCCGGCTCGGGCTGGCGATGGCGGCGTTCTTCGGCGTGCAGTCGCTGCACGCCTACGTGATGTTCGGCTGGTTCGCGCAGCTGTGGCGCGACGCCGGCTACTCCCCCGCCGCAGCCGGCGCGCTCGTGGGCCTGCTGGCCGGGGTGAGCATCCCGCTGTCGTGGCTGCTGCCGCCGCTGCTGGCCCGCTCCCACCACCAGCGCCGGGTGCTGCTGCCGGTGATCTCCTGCTACCCGCTCGCCTACGTCGGCCTGCTGGTGGCCCCCGGGGCCGGGGCGGTCCTCTGGGCGGTGCTCGCCGGCATCGGTGCCTGCACGTTCCCACTGATCCTGACCCTGATCGGGCTGCGCGCCCGCACCGCCGAGGGCACCGCGGCCCTCTCGGCGTTCACCCAATCCGCCGGCTACCTGCTCGCCGCCGCGGGCCCGTTCGTGGTCGGGCTGCTCTACGACGCGACCGGCGAGTGGACGATCCCGCTGACGCTGCTGCTCGTGCTCGTGGTACCCATGCTGGGTCTGGCCACCTGGCTCTCCGGCCCCCGGCTCCTCGAGGACGAGCTGGAGCAGCACGCCGCACGAAGGAGCGCACCCGCATGA
- a CDS encoding ABC transporter substrate-binding protein: MRHVPSKSTAALAALAVLGAGALSSCGSDSAADSDGTVTLSVATFNEFGYEELFEEYEELNPGIEIEHRKAGTAPEHQDNLYTKLAAGSGLSDIEAIEVDWLAALVEQSDAFVDLSDPEVEGRWLDWKSEAATTPDGKLIGYGTDIGPEAVCYRADLFEQAGLPSDREKVAELFTTWDDYFETGREFVGEQPGTAWYDASGGIAQAMVQQIEYSFEDAENNVIAADNPEVKEVFDTVTGLSEEGLSTGLTQWSEDWTAAFQNDGFATMACPGWMLGVIEGNASGVEGWDIADVFPGGGGNWGGSYLTVPTQSEHPEEATALAAWLTAPEQQIKAFESKGTFPSQTEALSDPVLTGSVNEFFNDAPTGEILAERAEAVEFIQHKGPRYADVNTAFQQAIQRVDEGKESPDEAWDSFLADLERIR; encoded by the coding sequence GTGCGCCACGTCCCCAGCAAATCCACCGCGGCCCTCGCGGCCCTCGCCGTCCTCGGGGCCGGTGCCCTGAGCTCCTGCGGCTCCGACTCGGCGGCCGACTCCGACGGCACCGTCACCCTGTCGGTCGCCACCTTCAACGAGTTCGGCTACGAGGAGCTCTTCGAGGAGTACGAGGAGCTCAACCCGGGCATCGAGATCGAGCACCGCAAGGCCGGCACCGCGCCCGAGCACCAGGACAACCTCTACACGAAGCTCGCGGCGGGCTCGGGGCTCTCCGACATCGAGGCCATCGAGGTCGACTGGCTCGCCGCGCTGGTCGAGCAGTCCGACGCCTTCGTCGACCTCTCCGACCCCGAGGTGGAGGGCCGGTGGCTGGACTGGAAGAGCGAGGCGGCGACCACCCCCGACGGCAAGCTGATCGGCTACGGCACCGACATCGGCCCCGAGGCGGTCTGCTACCGCGCCGACCTGTTCGAGCAGGCCGGCCTGCCCAGCGACCGCGAGAAGGTGGCCGAGCTCTTCACCACCTGGGACGACTACTTCGAGACCGGCCGCGAGTTCGTGGGCGAGCAGCCCGGCACGGCCTGGTACGACGCCTCCGGCGGCATCGCGCAGGCGATGGTCCAGCAGATCGAGTACTCCTTCGAGGACGCCGAGAACAACGTGATCGCGGCCGACAACCCCGAGGTCAAGGAGGTGTTCGACACCGTCACCGGCCTCTCGGAGGAGGGGCTGTCCACGGGCCTGACCCAGTGGAGCGAGGACTGGACCGCGGCCTTCCAGAACGACGGCTTCGCCACCATGGCCTGCCCCGGCTGGATGCTCGGCGTCATCGAGGGCAACGCCTCCGGTGTCGAGGGCTGGGACATCGCCGACGTCTTCCCCGGTGGCGGCGGCAACTGGGGCGGCTCCTACCTGACCGTGCCGACCCAGTCCGAGCACCCCGAGGAGGCCACGGCGCTCGCGGCCTGGCTGACCGCCCCCGAGCAGCAGATCAAGGCCTTCGAGTCCAAGGGCACCTTCCCCAGCCAGACCGAGGCGCTCAGCGACCCGGTGCTGACCGGGTCGGTCAACGAGTTCTTCAACGACGCCCCGACCGGCGAGATCCTGGCCGAGCGCGCCGAGGCCGTGGAGTTCATCCAGCACAAGGGCCCGCGCTACGCCGACGTGAACACCGCCTTCCAGCAGGCCATCCAGCGCGTTGACGAGGGCAAGGAGTCGCCCGACGAGGCCTGGGACTCCTTCCTGGCCGACCTCGAGCGGATCCGCTGA
- a CDS encoding carbohydrate ABC transporter permease: MTTLQRDSRTGGPVQGPPARGRAGSRLLSAERRSRWDVKFSPYLYISPFFVLFAVVGVFPLLYTAYVSVHDWDLLGGQGAFVGLDNFARVLEDRYFWNALRNTLSIFLLSSVPQILIAIWLAFLLDTHLRARTFWRMSILVPFVVAPVAVSLIFGNLFGDRYGLVNEILQVVGLDAVRWHVDTLPSHLAIATMVNWRWTGYNALIFLAAMQAIPRDVYEAADIDGASKFRQFLHITVPMLRPTIIFIVITSTIGGLQIFAEPRLFDNAGLGGSDRQYQTVTMYLWELGWRVRDLGTAASVAWLLFLIIIVFALVNLVLTLRIATSGGPR; this comes from the coding sequence ATGACGACGCTCCAGCGCGACAGCCGGACCGGGGGCCCCGTCCAGGGGCCCCCGGCCCGGGGGCGGGCCGGCTCCCGGCTCCTCTCGGCGGAGAGACGCTCCCGGTGGGACGTGAAGTTCTCGCCCTACCTCTACATCTCGCCGTTCTTCGTCCTCTTCGCGGTGGTGGGCGTCTTCCCGCTGCTCTACACCGCCTACGTCTCGGTCCACGACTGGGACCTGCTGGGTGGCCAGGGCGCCTTCGTGGGGCTCGACAACTTCGCCCGGGTGCTCGAGGACCGCTACTTCTGGAACGCCCTGCGCAACACCCTGAGCATCTTCCTGCTCTCCTCGGTCCCGCAGATCCTGATCGCGATCTGGCTCGCGTTCCTGCTCGACACCCACCTGCGGGCCCGGACCTTCTGGCGGATGAGCATCCTGGTGCCGTTCGTGGTCGCGCCCGTGGCCGTCTCGCTCATCTTCGGCAACCTCTTCGGTGACCGCTACGGCCTGGTCAACGAGATCCTGCAGGTGGTGGGCCTGGACGCGGTGCGCTGGCACGTCGACACGCTGCCCAGCCACCTGGCGATCGCCACGATGGTCAACTGGCGCTGGACCGGCTACAACGCCCTGATCTTCCTCGCGGCCATGCAGGCGATCCCGCGCGACGTCTACGAGGCGGCCGACATCGACGGCGCCTCGAAGTTCCGCCAGTTCCTGCACATCACGGTGCCGATGCTGCGCCCGACGATCATCTTCATCGTCATCACCTCCACCATCGGAGGCCTGCAGATCTTCGCCGAGCCACGGCTCTTCGACAACGCCGGGCTGGGCGGCTCCGACCGGCAGTACCAGACCGTGACCATGTACCTGTGGGAGCTCGGCTGGCGGGTGCGCGACCTCGGCACGGCCGCCTCGGTCGCCTGGCTGCTGTTCCTGATCATCATCGTCTTCGCGCTGGTGAACCTCGTGCTCACCCTACGCATCGCGACCAGCGGAGGTCCCCGATGA
- a CDS encoding glycoside hydrolase family 1 protein → MASLNLDAYRFSVAWPRVRPDGGPLNPAGLAFYDRLVDRLLERGILPWVTLYHWDLPQALELRGGWTDRDTVHRFTEYAVSVHEALSDRVDLWTTLNEPWCSAFLGYTGGQHAPGHQDEASGLVAAHHLLLAHGAATGEIRRRQPDARLGITLNLSPVTALDPQEPADRDAARRIDGFQNRVFLDPLLRGSYPEDLLADTAHLGWQDAVRDGDLATIAAPIDVLGINYYTSAHVSAGRTQAPPRRPRPCPPARPASPYPVSDDIAFLGRDLPTTAMGWEVQPSGLRDLLVRLRDDYAGLPRLYITENGAAYDDRRDGDGEVRDADRIAYVDAHLRALHEAMEAGVDVGGYFVWSLLDNFEWAYGYDKRFGIVHVDYDTFERTPKASARWYAGIAATGTLPRG, encoded by the coding sequence ATGGCCTCGCTCAACCTCGACGCCTACCGCTTCTCGGTGGCGTGGCCGCGCGTGCGCCCGGACGGCGGCCCGCTCAACCCGGCCGGGCTGGCCTTCTACGACCGCCTCGTCGACCGGCTGCTGGAGCGCGGGATCCTGCCCTGGGTCACGCTCTACCACTGGGACCTCCCGCAGGCCCTCGAGCTGCGCGGCGGGTGGACCGACCGCGACACCGTGCACCGCTTCACCGAGTACGCCGTCTCGGTCCACGAGGCGCTCAGCGACCGGGTGGACCTGTGGACCACGCTCAACGAGCCCTGGTGCTCGGCGTTCCTGGGCTACACCGGCGGCCAGCACGCCCCCGGCCACCAGGACGAGGCGTCGGGCCTGGTGGCGGCCCACCACCTGCTGCTGGCCCACGGCGCGGCCACCGGGGAGATCCGGCGCCGCCAGCCCGACGCGCGTCTCGGGATCACCCTCAACCTGTCGCCGGTCACCGCGCTGGACCCGCAGGAACCCGCCGACCGCGACGCCGCGCGGCGCATCGACGGCTTCCAGAACCGTGTCTTCCTCGACCCGCTGCTGCGCGGGTCCTACCCCGAGGACCTGCTGGCCGACACCGCCCACCTGGGCTGGCAGGACGCCGTGCGCGACGGGGACCTGGCCACCATCGCCGCGCCGATCGACGTGCTGGGCATCAACTACTACACCAGCGCCCACGTCTCCGCCGGCCGGACGCAGGCGCCCCCGCGCCGGCCGCGGCCGTGCCCGCCCGCCCGACCCGCCTCGCCGTACCCCGTCTCCGACGACATCGCCTTCCTGGGCCGCGACCTGCCCACCACCGCGATGGGGTGGGAGGTCCAGCCCTCGGGGCTGCGCGACCTGCTGGTGCGGCTGCGCGACGACTACGCCGGGCTGCCCCGGCTCTACATCACCGAGAACGGCGCCGCGTACGACGACCGCCGCGACGGCGACGGCGAGGTGCGCGACGCCGACCGGATCGCCTACGTCGACGCGCACCTGCGCGCGCTGCACGAGGCGATGGAGGCCGGGGTCGACGTCGGTGGCTACTTCGTCTGGTCGCTGCTCGACAACTTCGAGTGGGCCTACGGCTACGACAAGCGCTTCGGCATCGTCCACGTCGACTACGACACCTTCGAGCGCACGCCCAAGGCGAGCGCGCGCTGGTACGCCGGCATCGCGGCCACCGGCACCCTGCCCCGGGGGTAG
- a CDS encoding LacI family DNA-binding transcriptional regulator — protein sequence MTTTERRPGGAAPTLEEVAREAGVSRATASRAINGEAG from the coding sequence GTGACGACGACCGAGCGCCGGCCGGGCGGTGCCGCGCCCACGCTCGAGGAGGTCGCGCGCGAGGCCGGGGTCTCGCGGGCGACCGCCTCGCGGGCGATCAACGGCGAAGCCGGGTGA